A stretch of Gemmatimonadaceae bacterium DNA encodes these proteins:
- a CDS encoding valine--tRNA ligase: MTHNPPRSDLPAQYDPAAVEAALSREWEDAGVFTAQPSRSRGSGGSRNPFVIVMPPPNVTAVLHMGHGLNNSVQDVLARWRRMQGDECLWLPGTDHAGIATQNVIEKQLAAEGRTRFDLGREAFVERTTAFVEATGGTILDQLRAIGASCDWTRTAYTLSPELSLAVREAFVQLHERGLIYRGHRVIHWCPRCLTSLSDEEAEHVDEMGHLYHIRYSTPGSETDGITIATTRPETMLGDVAVAVHPDDDRYQHLIGRTLLLPIANIEIPIIADAEGVDPSFGTGAVKITPAHDLNDFEMGKRHSLPMPVVISPDATMMNGADAGGRVPASLLGADRFEARTRIVSLLREAGQLEKTEPHSHAVRHCYRCDTVVEPRLSDQWFVKMKPLAEPALEAVRSGRIRILPERHEAVYINWLESIRDWNISRQLWWGHRIPVWYCDGCGETTVSRDDVDACPHCGGTTRQDEDVLDTWFSSWLWPFSTLGWPDRDSADLKAFYPTDDLVTAPEILFFWVARMIMGGYAFMGDAPFHTIYLHGTVRDMNHLKMSKSLGNGIDPLDVVALYGADALRYTVISGLGVGADLMLDPNDLARSFGPGRNFATKLWNIGRFLLANVGDDAVDDVESIDVSCFARADRWILGRLNVAISECDAALGPVRPRDGHWTEAELRAGLRLSDYAESARRFVWNDLADWYLESTKVRLATPGADRDVARAVLIHAFDAALRLLQPIVPFITETLWRRLPGGNGTREKWLAKAAWPVQNSVFGAEPEFELVREAINAIRQLRSDYAVTPGDVIAASLVTAGNANAELDRKIFSEEAAFIRRLARCDLSLAETESGEGASPTSGASLLLGSGSQILVPLAGLIDIPKESAKATRELAQLQKQLDSLTARLENPGFTERAPADVVAAERHKAADWMARREKLVLKVKSLCE; the protein is encoded by the coding sequence ATGACCCATAATCCTCCGCGCAGCGATCTGCCGGCACAGTATGATCCGGCCGCCGTCGAGGCTGCGCTCTCTCGGGAGTGGGAGGACGCCGGCGTTTTCACGGCACAGCCCAGCCGGTCGCGAGGTTCGGGCGGCAGTCGCAACCCATTCGTGATCGTGATGCCGCCGCCCAATGTGACGGCGGTTCTGCACATGGGGCACGGCCTCAATAATTCCGTCCAGGATGTACTGGCACGATGGCGGCGGATGCAGGGTGACGAGTGCCTCTGGCTGCCGGGAACAGATCACGCCGGCATCGCAACCCAGAATGTGATCGAGAAGCAGCTCGCCGCCGAGGGACGCACGCGCTTCGACCTCGGCCGCGAGGCTTTCGTTGAAAGAACCACCGCTTTTGTCGAAGCCACCGGTGGTACGATTCTCGATCAGCTGCGAGCTATCGGAGCTTCATGTGACTGGACGCGCACGGCTTACACGCTGTCACCGGAACTGTCGCTCGCGGTGCGCGAGGCCTTCGTTCAGTTACACGAGCGGGGACTGATCTACCGCGGACACCGCGTGATTCACTGGTGTCCGCGCTGTCTTACTTCGCTGAGCGATGAAGAAGCGGAGCACGTAGATGAAATGGGCCACCTTTATCACATAAGGTATTCCACTCCCGGCAGCGAGACAGATGGCATAACGATCGCAACTACGCGGCCTGAAACCATGCTTGGCGATGTTGCGGTGGCCGTCCATCCGGATGATGATCGCTACCAGCACCTCATCGGGCGCACGCTGCTGCTGCCAATCGCCAACATCGAGATCCCGATAATCGCCGACGCCGAGGGTGTTGACCCTTCGTTCGGAACCGGCGCGGTCAAGATCACGCCTGCCCACGACCTCAACGATTTCGAGATGGGCAAACGTCATTCTCTGCCGATGCCCGTCGTGATTTCACCCGATGCCACCATGATGAATGGTGCCGACGCCGGTGGACGGGTGCCTGCATCGCTTCTCGGCGCCGACCGCTTCGAGGCGCGGACGCGGATTGTCTCGCTGCTGCGCGAAGCAGGCCAGCTCGAAAAGACAGAGCCGCATTCGCACGCGGTGAGACACTGTTATCGTTGCGACACGGTTGTCGAGCCGCGGCTGTCGGACCAGTGGTTCGTGAAGATGAAACCGCTCGCTGAACCTGCGCTCGAAGCTGTGCGATCCGGGCGGATACGCATTCTGCCAGAAAGGCACGAGGCCGTTTACATCAACTGGCTCGAGAGCATTCGCGACTGGAACATTTCGCGGCAGCTGTGGTGGGGCCACCGCATTCCGGTGTGGTACTGCGACGGCTGTGGCGAGACCACTGTGAGCCGGGATGACGTCGACGCGTGCCCTCACTGCGGGGGAACAACGCGCCAGGATGAGGACGTCCTCGACACCTGGTTTTCGTCGTGGCTGTGGCCGTTTTCGACACTCGGTTGGCCGGACAGGGATTCCGCCGATCTCAAGGCGTTCTATCCTACCGATGATCTCGTCACGGCGCCCGAGATCCTTTTTTTCTGGGTAGCCCGAATGATCATGGGCGGCTACGCGTTCATGGGAGATGCGCCCTTTCACACGATCTACCTGCACGGAACCGTGCGGGACATGAACCACCTCAAGATGTCGAAGTCACTCGGCAACGGCATCGATCCGCTGGACGTTGTAGCCCTGTACGGCGCCGATGCGTTGCGTTATACGGTGATCTCGGGCCTTGGTGTTGGCGCCGATCTGATGCTCGATCCGAACGACCTCGCAAGATCGTTCGGCCCGGGGAGAAACTTCGCGACCAAGCTCTGGAATATTGGGAGGTTCCTGCTTGCAAATGTCGGCGATGATGCCGTCGATGATGTCGAATCGATCGATGTCTCGTGCTTCGCACGTGCTGACCGGTGGATACTTGGCCGCCTCAACGTCGCGATCTCCGAATGCGATGCCGCACTCGGACCCGTGCGGCCGCGCGATGGCCATTGGACTGAAGCCGAGCTTCGCGCCGGCCTGCGACTCAGCGACTACGCTGAGAGCGCCCGAAGATTTGTCTGGAACGATCTCGCCGACTGGTATCTCGAATCGACCAAAGTCCGGCTTGCCACGCCAGGCGCTGATCGAGACGTGGCACGCGCTGTTCTCATCCACGCGTTCGACGCGGCGCTTCGGCTGCTCCAGCCGATAGTTCCGTTTATTACCGAAACACTTTGGCGCAGGTTGCCTGGCGGAAATGGAACGCGGGAGAAATGGCTCGCGAAAGCTGCATGGCCCGTACAGAATTCTGTCTTTGGCGCTGAACCGGAGTTCGAGCTCGTTCGCGAGGCAATCAATGCCATCAGGCAGCTGCGCTCTGATTATGCGGTTACTCCAGGTGATGTGATTGCGGCATCGCTGGTAACCGCCGGTAACGCTAACGCAGAGCTCGACCGCAAGATTTTCTCGGAGGAGGCAGCATTCATACGACGGCTCGCCCGGTGCGATCTATCCCTGGCTGAAACTGAATCCGGGGAGGGCGCGTCCCCGACTTCGGGCGCATCACTGTTGCTTGGCAGCGGGTCGCAGATTCTCGTGCCGCTGGCCGGCCTCATCGACATTCCGAAGGAATCCGCAAAGGCGACCAGAGAGCTGGCCCAGCTTCAGAAACAGCTCGATTCACTCACGGCCCGGCTGGAAAACCCTGGGTTTACCGAGCGTGCACCCGCCGATGTAGTCGCCGCCGAGCGACACAAGGCGGCGGACTGGATGGCACGGCGCGAAAAGCTGGTCCTGAAAGTGAAGTCACTGTGCGAGTGA
- a CDS encoding HAD-IIIA family hydrolase, whose protein sequence is MNKPPSAVFLDRDGTIIEDGHYISRLNQVRLIDGAAIAIARINAASIPVIVVTNQSGIGRGFFTIADYERLVIHLEEMLAVHGAHLDASYYCPHAPDDLCNCRKPGGALFEQAARERPGIDLGCSLYIGDRWRDIAPGIAFGGTGVLVPSPETPRSEIDLAGETACVAKSMGQVLDWYLAAR, encoded by the coding sequence CTGAACAAACCGCCCAGCGCCGTATTCCTCGATCGTGACGGGACCATCATCGAGGATGGTCATTACATCTCGCGGCTCAATCAGGTCCGGCTCATCGATGGTGCCGCCATTGCAATTGCCCGCATCAATGCAGCCTCGATTCCGGTAATCGTCGTCACTAATCAGTCAGGAATCGGCAGAGGATTTTTCACCATCGCTGACTACGAGCGGCTGGTGATACATCTTGAAGAAATGCTTGCGGTACATGGCGCTCATCTCGATGCGTCGTATTACTGCCCTCATGCGCCGGACGACTTGTGCAATTGCAGAAAGCCGGGAGGAGCCTTGTTCGAGCAGGCAGCCAGGGAGCGGCCTGGCATCGACCTGGGCTGCTCGCTTTACATCGGGGATCGCTGGCGTGACATCGCGCCGGGCATTGCGTTTGGCGGCACTGGCGTGCTGGTGCCGAGCCCGGAGACTCCTCGCAGTGAGATCGATCTTGCCGGTGAAACAGCATGCGTGGCGAAATCAATGGGCCAGGTCCTCGACTGGTATCTTGCCGCCCGCTGA
- a CDS encoding phosphoribosylglycinamide formyltransferase, whose translation MSVRIAVLASGGGTNLQAILDFYAQRPSATAEVALVAANRDSAGALLRARAAGIPAEIFDATDDGGALLNLLERFSIGLVVLAGYLKRIPPSVIAAFHGRVVNIHPGLLPDFGGAGMYGARVHAAVLASGATMTGVTVHLVDDEFDQGPVIAQWQMRVRIDDTAESLARRVLAIEHLVYPRVVDMVAALNDSEYSADF comes from the coding sequence ATGTCAGTTCGTATCGCAGTGCTCGCGTCTGGCGGGGGCACGAACCTCCAGGCCATTCTCGACTTTTATGCCCAACGACCGTCAGCGACCGCCGAAGTGGCTCTCGTCGCGGCAAACCGTGACTCGGCCGGAGCGTTACTCCGCGCCCGGGCCGCCGGCATTCCGGCGGAGATTTTTGACGCAACCGATGACGGTGGTGCGCTCCTGAATCTGCTCGAACGTTTCTCTATCGGCCTGGTGGTACTGGCGGGCTACCTCAAACGAATCCCTCCTTCTGTGATAGCCGCGTTTCACGGGCGCGTCGTGAACATCCATCCGGGATTGCTCCCTGATTTCGGCGGTGCCGGCATGTACGGCGCGAGGGTGCATGCAGCCGTTCTCGCATCTGGTGCGACCATGACAGGGGTCACGGTTCATCTCGTTGACGATGAGTTTGATCAGGGGCCTGTAATTGCTCAATGGCAGATGCGCGTGCGGATTGATGACACGGCCGAGTCACTGGCCAGGCGCGTGCTTGCTATCGAACATCTCGTATATCCTCGCGTGGTCGATATGGTGGCCGCGCTCAATGATTCCGAATATTCTGCCGACTTCTGA
- a CDS encoding Ig-like domain-containing protein yields the protein MRVISGAIAALVAIGGCASPGVPPGGPPDTVAPQVVRIAPDSGRTGVTPRDVIFRFDEVVNERPVGAASLAALFLISPRQGTPEVDWNRDEVAVRPQKGWRRNTTYTVTLLPGMSDIRGNVRNTGAVTIFSTGRSIPQTRLTGRLFNWPAGAVAPRAVVEAVSQPDTSFIYVTTTDSLGRFLFPHLPSGLYTVRGFLDENANRGLDQRELWDSVAISLADSASVELLAFVHDSVGPRISEVSIRDSVTLVLNFDGPILVPAAFTAASVTVTAPDSTRLPVVSVRSAAEARDSVFETPGVIVETTRPSKPVPPRTLVVALGAPLRAGIDYRVRAIDIRSLVGVARSSERTATIPLPPAVSPPAAKPPAPVREIPKPTPVRR from the coding sequence GTGCGAGTGATCTCAGGCGCGATCGCCGCGCTCGTAGCGATAGGCGGTTGCGCGTCCCCAGGCGTGCCGCCCGGGGGGCCTCCTGACACCGTCGCGCCTCAGGTAGTACGGATTGCCCCCGATAGCGGGCGTACCGGCGTCACTCCGCGGGACGTGATCTTTCGATTTGACGAGGTAGTCAATGAGCGACCCGTCGGCGCAGCCTCTCTCGCAGCACTCTTTCTGATTTCCCCACGTCAGGGAACCCCTGAAGTGGACTGGAATCGGGACGAGGTGGCCGTTCGACCGCAGAAAGGCTGGCGGAGAAACACCACCTACACCGTAACGTTGTTACCGGGAATGTCCGACATCCGCGGCAATGTCAGGAACACAGGCGCAGTGACGATTTTTTCGACCGGCCGCTCGATACCGCAGACACGGCTTACGGGACGATTGTTCAACTGGCCGGCGGGCGCGGTTGCACCTCGCGCCGTCGTGGAGGCAGTGTCGCAACCCGACACAAGTTTCATCTATGTGACCACTACAGACTCCCTCGGACGGTTCCTGTTTCCACACCTTCCGTCGGGCCTGTACACAGTGCGGGGCTTTCTCGACGAGAACGCCAACCGCGGTCTCGACCAGCGTGAACTGTGGGATTCAGTTGCCATCAGCCTTGCCGACTCCGCGAGTGTCGAGCTGCTGGCGTTTGTCCACGATTCAGTCGGACCGCGCATTTCTGAAGTTTCAATTCGCGATTCGGTGACGCTGGTATTGAATTTCGACGGGCCGATTCTTGTCCCGGCGGCTTTCACTGCCGCGTCTGTGACTGTGACTGCACCCGACTCCACCCGGTTGCCGGTGGTGAGCGTGAGGTCGGCTGCGGAGGCGCGTGACTCTGTGTTCGAGACCCCCGGCGTTATTGTAGAAACGACACGGCCATCGAAACCGGTGCCCCCGCGAACACTCGTCGTTGCACTCGGTGCTCCCCTCCGCGCTGGCATCGATTATCGCGTTCGCGCAATCGACATCAGGAGCCTTGTCGGAGTAGCGAGATCGAGCGAGCGCACCGCCACGATTCCCTTGCCTCCTGCCGTTTCGCCGCCTGCGGCGAAGCCGCCGGCGCCAGTCCGCGAAATACCGAAGCCGACGCCCGTCCGAAGATGA
- the selA gene encoding L-seryl-tRNA(Sec) selenium transferase, whose amino-acid sequence MTDARRALPSVTSLLETAHVRSLLERHPRSLIVNAVRQTVQLVRDAPGGHQSGTDWDSAIDRQVETSTRSSLRRVFNATGVVLHTNLGRAPLAECAISAIVETAAGFTNLEYDLAEARRGSRYVHCVSLLRELTGAEDAIVVNNCASALVLSLSALARGRETIVSRGELVEIGGSFRVPDIMQRSGTALVEVGTTNRTHVDDYRRALTPRTGAIAKIHRSNFALSGFVADTSVQSLAPIAREHDIPIIHDLGSGLLLDLGEYGLSGEPTARMALAAGATLVLMSGDKLLGGPQAGIVVGRARAIDRLRQDPFARAMRVDKLTIAALGATLALYREPQLAISQIPALAMITASVASVRSRCSKLVTALTGAGVCGAVVDTVASVGAGAFPTAAIPSAGVSLAGDVKAIELALRSGATPVIARIADDRVLLDMRTVPVSDDAAFTRAVVSALGTEEF is encoded by the coding sequence ATGACTGATGCGCGGCGGGCGCTACCGAGCGTGACTTCCCTGCTCGAAACAGCGCATGTTCGCTCTCTGCTCGAACGCCATCCGCGGAGTCTCATTGTAAACGCTGTCAGGCAGACCGTGCAGCTGGTTCGCGACGCGCCGGGGGGCCATCAATCAGGCACCGATTGGGACAGCGCGATTGACCGCCAGGTCGAGACATCCACGCGCTCATCACTTCGACGGGTATTCAACGCCACTGGCGTCGTCCTGCACACCAACCTTGGTCGCGCTCCCCTGGCCGAATGCGCGATTTCCGCGATTGTGGAAACAGCCGCCGGGTTCACGAATCTTGAATACGATCTTGCTGAAGCGCGGCGAGGCTCTCGCTACGTGCACTGTGTATCGCTGCTGCGCGAACTGACGGGCGCCGAAGACGCAATTGTGGTGAACAATTGTGCATCGGCACTGGTGCTGTCACTGAGTGCGCTCGCCCGCGGGCGTGAAACGATCGTTTCGCGAGGTGAGCTGGTGGAGATCGGCGGTAGTTTTCGCGTGCCCGACATCATGCAGCGGAGCGGCACCGCGCTCGTCGAAGTCGGCACGACCAACCGCACTCACGTTGACGACTATCGCCGCGCTCTCACGCCGCGAACCGGTGCCATCGCGAAAATTCATCGCAGCAACTTCGCGCTTTCCGGCTTCGTCGCCGACACCAGCGTGCAATCGCTGGCGCCGATCGCGCGCGAGCACGATATCCCCATCATTCATGACCTTGGCAGCGGGCTGCTGCTGGACCTCGGGGAATACGGCCTCAGCGGCGAGCCGACGGCACGAATGGCTCTGGCGGCTGGCGCAACGCTCGTTCTCATGAGCGGTGACAAGCTGCTGGGTGGTCCGCAGGCGGGGATCGTCGTCGGCCGAGCGCGTGCTATTGACCGACTGCGGCAGGATCCGTTCGCGCGGGCAATGCGGGTCGACAAGCTGACGATCGCCGCCCTCGGCGCCACACTCGCGTTGTATCGTGAACCTCAGCTCGCCATTAGCCAGATTCCAGCGTTGGCGATGATCACCGCCAGCGTCGCGAGCGTTCGGTCGCGCTGCTCGAAACTGGTCACGGCGCTGACCGGCGCGGGTGTATGCGGCGCGGTTGTCGACACGGTTGCCAGTGTCGGCGCCGGAGCTTTTCCGACGGCTGCAATCCCTTCGGCCGGAGTTTCACTCGCCGGTGACGTGAAAGCGATCGAGCTTGCACTCAGAAGCGGCGCCACTCCGGTCATCGCGCGCATCGCCGATGACAGAGTCCTTCTCGACATGCGCACCGTTCCCGTCAGCGACGATGCAGCCTTCACTCGCGCGGTGGTCTCCGCGCTCGGCACAGAAGAGTTCTGA
- the purH gene encoding bifunctional phosphoribosylaminoimidazolecarboxamide formyltransferase/IMP cyclohydrolase — translation MIPNILPTSDMPLALLSVSDKTGLVDFAQGLTGMGWELVSTGGTAKALRAAGMSVRDVSELTGFPEILDGRLKTLHPLVHGGLLARRDIPAHVAAAEEHGISPIDLVAVNLYPFQATASKPGVKAETVIENIDIGGPSMLRSAAKNFASVTVVVDPADYGRVLATFSANDDDVDLRRLLAEKVFAHTAGYDAAISRWFACERAEEFPDRTTVSLHRAQTLRYGENPGQRAAFYIEPSGNGLAGLTQKGGKELSFNNLLDLEGALLTTDSFEGEICCAIIKHTTPCGLATGSTAIDAYRKALACDPLSAFGSVISLTVAVDAETAEAVSSLFVECIVAPEFSVEALEILGRKKNLRVLEGRAVWKDHALDYKRVRGGFLVQERANTKTSTAEWTVVTKRQPTEDEQVDLRFAWRAVASVKSNAILLARDGATIGIGAGQMSRVDAAFLSVHKARIAGHETIGAVLGSDAFFPFRDGVDQAAEAGITAIVQPGGSVRDAEVIGAADEKNIAMVFTGQRQFRH, via the coding sequence ATGATTCCGAATATTCTGCCGACTTCTGACATGCCGCTTGCCCTTCTTTCTGTTTCCGACAAAACCGGTCTCGTCGATTTCGCGCAGGGACTGACCGGTATGGGGTGGGAGCTGGTTTCCACGGGCGGGACCGCCAAGGCGCTGCGGGCGGCGGGAATGTCAGTGAGGGATGTGAGCGAGCTTACCGGATTCCCCGAGATTCTCGATGGCCGGTTGAAAACGCTTCATCCACTGGTTCATGGCGGATTGCTTGCCCGGCGGGACATCCCCGCACATGTGGCCGCGGCCGAGGAACATGGTATCTCGCCGATCGATCTGGTGGCGGTGAATCTCTATCCGTTTCAAGCGACCGCTTCGAAGCCGGGTGTGAAGGCCGAGACTGTTATCGAGAACATCGATATTGGCGGACCGTCAATGCTGCGATCGGCAGCAAAAAATTTCGCCTCGGTGACCGTCGTTGTAGACCCTGCCGATTATGGCCGTGTCCTCGCAACCTTTTCCGCCAATGACGACGACGTTGACCTGCGCCGATTGCTGGCCGAGAAGGTTTTTGCGCACACTGCCGGATATGACGCGGCGATTTCGAGGTGGTTCGCGTGTGAGCGCGCGGAGGAGTTTCCAGATCGGACGACTGTATCACTCCATCGTGCGCAGACGCTCCGTTACGGCGAGAATCCAGGGCAACGGGCCGCTTTTTACATCGAACCGAGCGGCAACGGCCTTGCCGGTCTGACGCAGAAGGGCGGCAAGGAGTTGTCATTCAACAATCTCCTCGACCTCGAAGGGGCGCTGTTGACGACAGATTCCTTCGAGGGTGAGATCTGCTGCGCAATCATCAAGCATACCACTCCCTGTGGACTTGCAACGGGATCGACCGCGATTGACGCATACCGTAAGGCCCTTGCCTGCGATCCACTGTCGGCGTTTGGGTCGGTAATTTCACTCACCGTAGCGGTTGACGCTGAAACGGCGGAGGCTGTATCGAGTCTATTTGTCGAGTGCATTGTCGCGCCCGAGTTCAGCGTCGAAGCGCTCGAGATCCTGGGCCGGAAGAAGAATCTGCGTGTGCTTGAAGGCAGGGCGGTGTGGAAGGACCATGCGCTCGACTACAAGCGCGTACGCGGGGGATTCCTTGTTCAGGAGCGTGCGAATACAAAGACGTCGACCGCTGAGTGGACCGTCGTCACGAAGCGGCAACCGACCGAAGATGAGCAGGTGGATCTGCGCTTCGCGTGGCGGGCGGTGGCCAGCGTTAAGTCAAATGCAATCCTGCTTGCACGGGACGGCGCGACGATCGGTATTGGCGCGGGGCAGATGTCGCGAGTGGACGCGGCATTTCTTTCGGTTCACAAAGCCCGGATTGCCGGCCATGAGACCATTGGAGCCGTGCTGGGGTCGGACGCTTTCTTTCCGTTCCGTGACGGCGTCGACCAGGCGGCGGAAGCCGGCATCACGGCCATCGTTCAGCCGGGCGGCTCGGTGCGGGATGCGGAGGTGATAGGAGCGGCCGATGAAAAGAACATTGCGATGGTGTTTACGGGCCAGCGGCAGTTCCGGCATTAG
- a CDS encoding BON domain-containing protein has translation MSPFRYRDEESSATGALYVALGALAGFAAGVVVAQQYGGLSGLTSRLKDRLGGITGDAAMGDSEPSLDAHAFDDGYDDEADDEPLEPTEELEERVLEAFRNDPVLSERAVDIGAIDDGIVELTGWVNSESEADHAVVVTRGTPGVETVVNRLAIRSEEELLQETADRYENGDAALTEGHWEGQNIGTGRSRQGSSADIDRHDDPRVELEESVLDQVFLDTDDEGETKAERRARTKQSPKRGRSDGSPLAPGGVPKSDHVANPLDAPTDVVPDE, from the coding sequence ATGTCTCCCTTTCGATATCGCGACGAAGAATCTTCTGCCACAGGCGCACTTTACGTAGCACTCGGCGCGCTTGCCGGTTTTGCGGCAGGTGTAGTCGTTGCGCAACAGTACGGCGGTTTGTCGGGTTTAACATCCAGACTCAAGGATCGGCTGGGCGGAATTACCGGCGATGCTGCAATGGGTGATTCCGAGCCGTCTCTTGATGCTCATGCGTTCGACGATGGCTACGACGACGAGGCAGACGATGAACCCCTCGAGCCAACGGAAGAGCTGGAAGAGCGCGTGCTCGAGGCGTTCCGCAACGATCCGGTTCTCAGCGAGCGTGCAGTGGATATTGGCGCGATCGACGACGGAATCGTTGAACTGACGGGATGGGTGAATTCGGAAAGTGAAGCAGATCACGCGGTTGTCGTCACACGCGGAACGCCGGGCGTGGAGACGGTCGTCAACCGGCTCGCCATTCGGTCGGAGGAAGAACTGCTTCAGGAAACCGCTGATCGTTACGAGAACGGCGATGCCGCCCTAACCGAAGGCCACTGGGAAGGACAGAACATCGGGACCGGCCGCAGCCGGCAGGGATCGTCGGCCGACATCGACCGGCATGATGATCCTCGCGTCGAGCTCGAGGAATCTGTACTCGACCAGGTATTTCTCGATACCGATGATGAAGGCGAAACGAAAGCGGAACGACGTGCGCGAACGAAGCAGTCGCCAAAACGCGGGCGCTCAGACGGATCGCCACTGGCACCGGGCGGGGTTCCCAAGAGCGACCACGTTGCCAACCCGCTCGACGCGCCAACCGACGTGGTTCCCGACGAGTAG